Proteins found in one Streptomyces sp. CB09001 genomic segment:
- the secD gene encoding protein translocase subunit SecD, with protein sequence MKRSRPPSRSRTRSRSRTRSRSLNVRALVALVVLAGAVAIALTVPVRLGLDLRGGTQIVLETKSTETTKADREATDRTVEVLRGRIDALGVAEPTIVRSGENRVVVELPGVQDPKKAADVLGRTAQLTVHSVLGPAESPGDGADGKTDGTTAKDGERVLPDESGQSLRLKDATLTGQDVKGADARFDQQNGAGWHVTVDFKDAGSDRWAQVTGEAACHPAGDPQRRVAIVLDGKIISSPQVDPSVACGAGITGGSTQITGSFDDAEARELALLVKGGALPVPVETIEQRTIGATLGDEAISAGAWAAVIGTALTALFIIVVYRLMGALATVALLCYGLISYAALAAVGATLTLPGLAGFVLAIGMAVDANVLVFERAREEQAARTRPSTRSALTAGFRSAFSAIADSNITTLIAAALLFFLASGPVKGFGVTLGIGVLASMVSALVITRVLAEFAASRPAVYRRPRITGISSTGPVRDALLRRNPFLMRRPRRWLAASLIVLVVAGSGILVRGLNFGIEFTGGRLIEYSTATQVDPDRARDALADAGFPRAVVQSSGDGDLTVRTEELTDTEAATVTKAVAELGGETEKVRDELIGPSLGEELRRDALIALGLALAAQLAYLAVRFRLLFGTAAVGALAHDVVILVGVFAWLGKPIDGVFLAALLTVIGYSVNDSVVLFDRIRELLGKERKTPFDRLTNDAILQTLPRTVNTGMGAVLILASLAVLADDSLTDFALALLIGVGVGTYSSVFTASPLAIELHNRDAAGSRPGRRKGGGARATGKSQKPGKQVPTSRTERQEVR encoded by the coding sequence TTGAAACGCTCCCGTCCCCCTTCCCGTTCCCGTACGCGGTCCCGTTCCCGTACGCGGTCGCGTTCCCTGAACGTCCGTGCGCTCGTCGCGCTCGTCGTGCTGGCCGGGGCCGTGGCCATCGCGCTGACCGTGCCGGTCCGCCTCGGCCTCGACCTGCGCGGCGGCACCCAGATCGTCCTGGAGACCAAGTCCACCGAGACCACCAAGGCCGACCGGGAGGCCACCGACCGCACCGTGGAGGTGCTGCGCGGCCGCATCGACGCCCTCGGTGTCGCCGAGCCGACCATCGTCCGCTCCGGCGAGAACCGCGTCGTCGTCGAGCTGCCCGGCGTGCAGGACCCGAAGAAGGCCGCCGACGTGCTGGGCCGCACCGCGCAGCTCACCGTCCACTCGGTGCTCGGCCCGGCCGAGAGCCCCGGGGACGGGGCCGACGGCAAGACCGACGGCACGACCGCCAAGGACGGCGAGCGGGTGCTGCCGGACGAGTCCGGGCAGTCCCTGCGGCTGAAGGACGCCACGCTGACCGGGCAGGACGTCAAGGGCGCCGACGCCCGCTTCGACCAGCAGAACGGCGCGGGCTGGCACGTCACCGTCGACTTCAAGGACGCCGGCAGCGACCGGTGGGCCCAGGTGACCGGCGAGGCGGCCTGCCACCCGGCCGGTGATCCCCAGCGCCGGGTCGCCATCGTGCTCGACGGCAAGATCATCTCCTCGCCGCAGGTCGACCCCTCCGTGGCCTGCGGGGCGGGCATCACCGGCGGCTCCACGCAGATCACCGGCTCCTTCGACGACGCGGAGGCCCGCGAACTGGCGCTGCTCGTCAAGGGCGGCGCCCTGCCCGTGCCGGTCGAGACGATCGAGCAGCGCACCATCGGCGCCACCCTGGGCGACGAGGCCATCTCGGCCGGTGCCTGGGCCGCCGTCATCGGCACCGCGCTGACCGCGCTGTTCATCATCGTCGTCTACCGGCTGATGGGCGCCCTCGCGACGGTGGCCCTGCTCTGCTACGGCCTGATCTCCTACGCCGCCCTCGCCGCGGTCGGCGCCACCCTGACCCTGCCGGGCCTCGCGGGCTTCGTGCTGGCGATCGGCATGGCGGTGGACGCCAACGTCCTCGTCTTCGAACGGGCCCGCGAGGAACAGGCGGCCCGGACCCGTCCCAGTACGCGCTCCGCGCTGACCGCCGGTTTCCGCAGCGCCTTCAGCGCGATCGCCGACTCCAACATCACCACGCTGATCGCCGCCGCCCTGCTGTTCTTCCTGGCCTCCGGTCCGGTCAAGGGCTTCGGGGTCACGCTCGGCATCGGTGTGCTGGCCTCCATGGTCAGCGCCCTGGTGATCACCCGGGTGCTCGCCGAGTTCGCCGCGAGCCGCCCGGCGGTCTACCGCCGCCCGCGCATCACCGGCATCTCCTCGACCGGCCCGGTCCGGGACGCCCTGCTGCGCCGCAACCCCTTCCTGATGCGCCGGCCGCGCCGCTGGCTGGCGGCCTCGCTGATCGTCCTCGTGGTGGCGGGCTCCGGCATCCTGGTGCGGGGCCTGAACTTCGGCATCGAGTTCACCGGGGGGCGGCTCATCGAGTACTCCACCGCCACCCAGGTCGATCCCGACCGGGCGCGGGACGCCCTGGCCGACGCGGGCTTCCCGCGCGCCGTCGTCCAGTCCTCCGGCGACGGCGACCTCACGGTGCGCACGGAGGAGCTGACCGACACCGAGGCGGCGACCGTCACGAAGGCCGTCGCCGAACTGGGCGGCGAGACGGAGAAGGTCCGCGACGAACTGATCGGACCGAGCCTCGGCGAGGAGCTGCGCCGGGACGCCCTGATCGCCCTCGGCCTGGCCCTGGCCGCGCAGCTGGCGTACCTGGCGGTCCGGTTCCGCCTGCTGTTCGGCACTGCGGCGGTCGGCGCGCTCGCCCACGACGTGGTGATCCTGGTGGGTGTGTTCGCCTGGCTGGGCAAGCCGATCGACGGGGTGTTCCTGGCGGCGCTGCTGACCGTGATCGGCTACTCGGTCAACGACTCGGTGGTGCTCTTCGACCGCATCCGGGAACTGCTGGGCAAGGAGCGGAAGACGCCGTTCGACCGGCTCACCAACGACGCGATCCTGCAGACCCTGCCGCGCACGGTCAACACGGGCATGGGGGCGGTGCTCATCCTCGCCTCGCTGGCGGTCCTGGCCGACGACTCGCTCACCGACTTCGCGCTCGCGCTGCTGATCGGCGTGGGGGTCGGCACGTACTCGTCGGTCTTCACCGCCTCTCCGCTGGCCATCGAGCTGCACAACCGCGACGCCGCCGGTTCCCGCCCCGGGCGCCGCAAGGGCGGCGGGGCGCGCGCCACGGGGAAGTCCCAGAAGCCGGGGAAGCAGGTACCCACGAGCCGCACGGAACGGCAGGAGGTCCGTTAG